The DNA window GTCTGGAAGCGCAGGCCCAGGAGCGCGCCGTAGCCCAGCGTATCGACCCGCCGCTCGGTGGTGGGTCCCTCGGCCACGCCCGGCTCGGTGAGGTAGAGGCGTGAGCCCGTCGCGAACAGGTCGATGCCCACCTCCACGAGGTCCGACAGCGAGTATGCGAAGGAGGCCACACCGAAGGGCCCGCCTCCCGTCTTCCTCGCGCGGGGCAGTCCCTCGTTCTCTTTTCGGCCATACCAGCTGTTGTAGAAGGTCTCGTTGGACGTGACGCGCCAGCCCCCTTGCACGGTGATGCGGCCGACGCCGTCCATCGTCGTGGGAATGTCTTCGCCCTCGTCCTGGGCGACAGCGGGGGTGGCGAGCAACAGGGCAAGCGGCGGCAGGAGGCGACGGAGCATCGGACTCGGGAGGCGAAGGTCAGGGGTGTTTGGAGCGCACGGCGATATCCAGGAACGTCGTCTTCTGCC is part of the Myxococcus landrumus genome and encodes:
- a CDS encoding outer membrane beta-barrel protein; this translates as MLRRLLPPLALLLATPAVAQDEGEDIPTTMDGVGRITVQGGWRVTSNETFYNSWYGRKENEGLPRARKTGGGPFGVASFAYSLSDLVEVGIDLFATGSRLYLTEPGVAEGPTTERRVDTLGYGALLGLRFQTVLSEVGPYGLVPFGGIFTGPALASSRRAGEALQEDTMQAWAGTLGATWRLSPRWGLTAEYRIMFLRGPAGPADNRIGSFNLGGSWLGIGVTYTFPPETNRPLPGSGL